In one Mucilaginibacter sp. PAMB04168 genomic region, the following are encoded:
- a CDS encoding glycoside hydrolase family 30 beta sandwich domain-containing protein — translation MINLKNTLLSAAFTLCTAALFAQQKGAAEIWLTNADQSALFEKQAKTLAFEKATGADSTITINAKEVYQSIDGFGFSLTGGSAQLMMKMSAESRKALIKELFAANDKNIGISYLRVSIGASDLNEFVFSYDDLPAGQTDEKLEKFDLAQDKKDVVPVLKEILAVNPRIKILGSPWSAPVWMKDNGDARGGSLKPEYFDAYARYLVKYVQAMKVQGITIDAITVQNEPLHPGNNPSMLMLAPDQAKFVKANLGPAFTNAGLKTKIIIYDHNCDKPEYPISILNDPEAKKYIDGSAFHLYAGKVEALSEVHKAHPDRNVYFTEQWMGAPGNFKRDISQHINKLTIGATRNWSRNVIEWNLAADPNSNPHTDRGGCSSCMGGVTIDQDKVTRNPAYYVVAHAAKFVRPGSVRIGSNLLANLPNVAFKTPDDKVVLIVINNSNEVQNFNINCNGRIAKAALNSGSVATYVW, via the coding sequence ATGATTAATTTAAAAAACACACTGTTATCAGCTGCATTTACGCTATGCACAGCTGCGTTATTTGCACAACAAAAGGGTGCTGCAGAGATATGGCTTACTAATGCTGATCAGTCGGCTTTGTTTGAGAAGCAGGCTAAGACTCTCGCGTTTGAAAAAGCCACCGGCGCTGATTCTACTATCACAATTAACGCTAAAGAGGTTTACCAATCTATTGATGGCTTTGGCTTTTCCTTAACCGGCGGCAGTGCACAGTTGATGATGAAAATGTCGGCTGAGAGCCGCAAGGCGCTGATTAAGGAGCTTTTTGCCGCAAACGACAAAAATATTGGCATTAGTTATTTACGGGTAAGTATCGGTGCATCAGATTTAAACGAATTTGTTTTTTCATATGATGATCTGCCTGCCGGTCAGACCGACGAAAAGCTCGAAAAATTTGACCTGGCTCAGGATAAAAAAGACGTGGTGCCGGTATTAAAAGAAATTCTGGCGGTAAACCCCCGGATAAAAATATTAGGTTCGCCATGGTCGGCACCGGTATGGATGAAGGATAACGGCGATGCTCGCGGTGGCAGCTTGAAGCCAGAATATTTTGATGCCTATGCCCGTTACTTGGTCAAATACGTTCAGGCCATGAAAGTTCAGGGTATAACCATTGATGCCATTACGGTGCAGAATGAACCCCTGCACCCGGGTAATAATCCCAGTATGCTAATGCTTGCACCCGACCAAGCCAAATTTGTGAAGGCTAATTTAGGACCGGCATTTACAAATGCCGGGTTGAAAACGAAGATTATTATTTATGATCACAATTGCGATAAACCCGAATACCCAATATCTATCCTCAACGACCCGGAAGCTAAAAAATACATTGACGGATCGGCATTTCACCTTTATGCCGGCAAGGTTGAAGCACTAAGCGAGGTGCACAAAGCGCACCCCGACCGCAACGTTTACTTTACCGAGCAATGGATGGGCGCGCCGGGCAATTTTAAGCGCGATATATCGCAACACATTAATAAACTTACCATTGGCGCTACCCGTAACTGGAGCCGTAACGTAATTGAATGGAACCTGGCTGCAGACCCTAACAGTAACCCCCATACCGACCGCGGCGGCTGTAGTAGCTGTATGGGGGGCGTTACCATCGATCAGGATAAGGTAACACGCAACCCGGCTTATTACGTAGTGGCACATGCCGCTAAATTTGTAAGGCCTGGCTCGGTTCGCATAGGTTCTAACCTGTTGGCCAACCTACCTAATGTGGCCTTTAAAACGCCCGATGATAAAGTAGTTCTTATTGTAATAAATAATAGCAATGAAGTTCAAAACTTCAATATCAATTGTAACGGTCGCATAGCCAAGGCGGCATTAAATAGTGGTTCGGTAGCTACTTACGTGTGGTAA
- a CDS encoding MFS transporter yields the protein MQSTTSVKLHQFKAIFGGSVGNLIEWYDWYAYSVFSLYFASTFFPKESETAQLLNTAGIFAIGFLMRPIGGWLMGTYADRKGRKAALTLSVLLMSAGSLMITLVPGYRQIGIAAPIILVLARMVQGLSIGGEYGTAATYLSEIAPPNRRGLYSSIQYVTTTMGQLIALAILMILERWLLTPEQLAEWGWRIPFAVGALLALSALYLRRNLPETESFSVETVSVEKRGTFTELKKYNRQVRTIVGFTIGLTVSYYTFSTYVQKFLVNTAGFTKRDSTLITTLALLAFMLMQPLAGMLGDYIGRKRLMIIYGVLAMVTTTPILMMLGNTHQAWLATLLIVIALGILSLNTSISAIIKAELFPVNVRSLGVSFPYAFTVALFGGTAEYVALLFKNAGHASWFYWYITLCIALSLVVSIRMANPEKHSKMETK from the coding sequence ATGCAATCAACCACAAGCGTTAAATTACACCAGTTTAAAGCCATATTTGGCGGCTCGGTAGGCAATCTTATAGAGTGGTACGATTGGTATGCTTACTCTGTATTCTCATTATACTTTGCCTCAACATTCTTTCCAAAAGAAAGTGAAACGGCACAGTTGCTTAACACGGCTGGCATATTTGCTATTGGCTTTTTAATGCGGCCTATAGGCGGGTGGCTAATGGGAACCTATGCCGACCGTAAAGGGCGCAAAGCCGCGCTTACCCTATCAGTATTATTGATGAGTGCCGGCTCGCTAATGATTACGCTGGTACCGGGCTACAGGCAAATTGGAATAGCAGCACCCATTATACTGGTGCTGGCCCGGATGGTTCAGGGATTAAGCATAGGCGGCGAGTATGGCACAGCCGCTACATACCTGAGCGAGATAGCACCGCCCAACCGCCGCGGGTTATACTCCAGCATTCAGTACGTAACCACCACTATGGGGCAGCTTATTGCCTTGGCGATACTAATGATTTTGGAACGCTGGTTATTAACGCCGGAGCAATTGGCCGAGTGGGGGTGGCGCATACCGTTTGCCGTTGGTGCGCTGCTGGCCTTATCAGCCTTATACCTGCGTCGTAACCTGCCCGAAACGGAATCTTTTAGCGTAGAAACCGTATCGGTGGAAAAGCGGGGTACGTTTACCGAGTTAAAGAAATACAACCGCCAGGTACGTACCATAGTGGGGTTTACGATTGGGTTAACGGTGTCTTATTATACGTTTTCAACCTATGTGCAGAAATTTTTGGTGAACACGGCAGGTTTTACAAAGCGCGATTCTACCTTGATTACTACGCTTGCCTTGCTGGCTTTTATGCTCATGCAGCCCCTTGCCGGTATGCTGGGCGATTACATAGGCCGCAAACGCTTAATGATTATTTATGGTGTGTTGGCCATGGTTACCACAACGCCTATTTTGATGATGCTGGGCAACACCCACCAGGCATGGCTGGCTACCTTGCTCATTGTTATTGCTTTGGGCATCCTGAGTTTGAATACCTCTATTTCAGCAATCATCAAAGCTGAGTTGTTCCCTGTTAATGTACGCTCGCTAGGGGTGAGCTTTCCGTATGCATTTACAGTGGCGCTATTTGGCGGAACGGCCGAGTATGTTGCCCTGTTGTTTAAAAATGCGGGTCATGCCAGCTG